A stretch of Fusarium poae strain DAOMC 252244 chromosome 2, whole genome shotgun sequence DNA encodes these proteins:
- a CDS encoding hypothetical protein (SECRETED:SignalP(1-20)~TransMembrane:6 (n3-14c20/21o102-121i133-163o183-200i212-240o260-283i295-315o)): MRLVSFSLLVTALAAAFVNAASFADLVSQIPACDLKCVQEALPKSPCSMTNTTCLCTDPTFAGLTQACVLENCTVKDSLTLMRVQSMACGVPVKSQQMKFRVNAIIACIIAEIAVILRIYSKVRILGKLGVDDYLIMIAACATVPYIWLACRLADLGFGLNIWDITPFDRLYELLKLFWIDQIMYSVHLYSTKLSILFFLRGIFTTSEFKKLTLVIGVFVALCGAATMITTGLQCLPASYNWTSWDAEHKGHCNDLNVQTYIFGGINMACDIVILLLPLPHLMKLQVKHRQKAQLFVMFSLGIVVTVFSIIRLPFLVSLGKTSNPTWEYVDVTIWSIWETELGMVCASLPAIRHLCKHFWPNAMSTIASKMSFSSSNKDSNFDKSAGSWNGSRGTRSKTDKDNKSYYELDERSLIGKGPDPAVNASTTNVSSAV, encoded by the exons ATGCGTCTCGTTTCGTTTTCTCTACTGGTCACGGCCTTGGCTGCTGCCTTTGTCAACGCAGCCAGCTTTGCCGATCTAGTGTCCCAGATACCCGCCTGCGAT CTGAAATGTGTTCAAGAAGCACTACCAAAGTCCCCATGTTCCATGACTAACACAACATGTCTGTGCACTGATCCAACATTTGCTGGCCTGACACAAGCTTGTGTTTTGGAGAACTGCACCGTTAAAGACTCATTGA CTTTGATGAGAGTTCAGAGCATGGCCTGCGGTGTCCCCGTCAAGAGCCAACAGATGAAGTTCAGGGTCAACGCCATTATTGCCTGTATCATTGCCGAGATCGCAGTCATTCTGAGGATTTACTCCAAAGTCAGAATCCTCGGGAAACTGGGTGTTGACGACTACTTGATCATGATAGCAGCTTGTGCTACAGTACCATACATATGGCTCGCTTGCAGACTTGCAGATCTAGGGTTTGGTTTGAACATTTGGGACATCACTCCATTTGATCGCTTATATGAGCTGCTGAAGCTTTTCTGGATTGATCAGATTATGTATAGTGTTCATTTGTACAGCACAAAGCTCTCCatcctcttttttcttcgtGGCATCTTCACGACATCAGAATTCAAGAAGTTGACATTAGTGATCGGCGTATTTGTCGCCCTTTGTGGTGCGGCAACGATGATCACTACAGGCCTTCAATGCTTGCCTGCAAGTTACAACTGGACAAGCTGGGATGCTGAGCACAAAGGACACTGCAATGATCTGAACGTTCAGACATACATTTTTGGTGGTATCAATATGGCTTGCGATATTGTCATCCTACTTCTGCCATTACCCCATCTGATGAAGCTGCAAGTCAAACATCGTCAAAAGGCTCAACTCTTTGTCATGTTCAGTCTAGGTATTGT CGTTACCGTATTCAGTATCATTCGTCTCCCATTCCTTGTCTCACTTGGCAAAACCTCCAATCCTACAT GGGAATACGTTGATGTCACAATTTGGTCCATTTGGGAAACAGAACTGGGAATGGTTTGCGCAAGTCTTCCGGCTATTCGGCATCTTTGCAAGCATTTCTGGCCCAACGCCATGTCTACAATTGCTTCAAAGATGAGCTTCTCGAGTTCCAACAAGGACTCAAATTTTGATAAGAGTGCAGGCAGCTGGAATGGCAGCCGAGGTACACGCTCCAAAACCGATAAAGATAACAAGTCATACTACGAGCTGGATGAGCGGAGTTTGATCGGCAAGGGTCCCGATCCTGCTGTCAATGCTAGCACCACCAATGTCAGTTCAGCGGTTTAG
- a CDS encoding hypothetical protein (SECRETED:SignalP(1-20)) yields MKAFTLATVAIALLSNQAVAAPALHEDSPIPLNAFKLNSRDGHDPHFGIDPEIIRKYASQAPPALGKRVIDFDPKKQLVDVHGQHEFKAPDWEAGDVRGLCPGLNTLANHNYLPRNGVATFSQYINAVGKVWGMAPDMAALLTTLGVVLGGNLFSVSQGGWSKHMNNNLLGLLGTPRGLSGCHPLFEVDGSPTRGDLYDPIGDNNNMNMSYFMDLYNLQKDAEDPNYSIDVLYEHNKNRWHQTIGFNPFAWFGPASGWLVRASPYSFTARLVANRSAEYPDEGRLGKEALKSFFSVYGPEDNMTYVVGHERIPENFYRRRYTDYGIHANALDIVTHSHPEVLSIGGNTNGVNTFVGINIDDLAGGVLNGKNLLQGNNLVCFALNAIKTGAPNALSSLFATLSSVTDILFAALEPVMGAMDCPVYDDLSVNGTNWLDFNKEMYPGFKKAGAGW; encoded by the exons ATGAAGGCCTTCACTCTTGCCACAGTGGCCATAGCGCTGCTTTCTAACCAGGCTGTTGCGGCGCCAGCTCTGCACGAAGACTCTCCCATCCCTCTCAACGCGTTTAAGCTCAATTCTCGCGATGGACATGATCCTCATTTCGGCATCGACCCTGAGATCATCCGAAAGTACGCCTCGCAGGCTCCTCCTGCTCTGGGCAAGCGCGTCATTGACTTCGACCCCAAGAAGCAGCTCGTCGATG TGCACGGACAGCACGAGTTCAAGGCTCCTGACTGGGAAGCTGGTGATGTTCGAGGACTTTGCCCTGGACTCAACACTCTAGCCAACCACAATTACCTTCCACGCAACGGTGTTGCTACT TTCAGCCAATATATCAATGCTGTTGGCAAGGTCTGGGGCATGGCTCCCGACATGGCTGCTCTCTTGACAACTCTTGGTGTTGTTCTCGGTGGAAACCTCTTTTCCGTCTCGCAGGGCGGCTGGTCCAAGCACATGAACAACAACCTGCTCGGCCTTCTCGGTACTCCCCGTGGCTTGAGTGGCTGCCATCCTCTTTTCGAGGTTGATGGTAGCCCTACTCGAGGTGATCTCTACGATCCCATTggtgacaacaacaacatgaacATGTCATACTTCATGGATCTGTACAACCTCCAGAAGGATGCCGAGGACCCCAACTACAGCATCGACGTTCTGTACGAGCACAACAAGAACCGCTGGCACCAGACCATTGGCTTTAACCCCTTTGCTTGGTTCGGCCCTGCTAGTGGCTGGCTTGTGCGTGCCAGCCCTTACTCATTCACTGCTCGTCTTGTTGCCAACCGTTCCGCTGAGTACCCTGATGAAGGTCGTCTTGGTAAGGAGGCCCTTAAGTCTTTCTTCTCCGTTTACGGACCTGAGGACAACATGACCTACGTCGTCGGTCATGAGCGCATCCCCGAGAACTTCTACCGCCGCCGCTACACGGACTATGGTATCCACGCCAACGCCCTCGACATTGTCACCCACAGCCACCCCGAGGTTCTTAGCATTGGCGGTAACACCAACGGTGTCAACACCTTTGTCGGTATCAACATTGACGACCTTGCTGGTGGTGTTCTTAACGGCAAGAACCTTCTCCAGGGCAACAACCTCGTCTGCTTTGCTCTCAACGCTATTAAGACTGGTGCTCCCAACGCCCTGTCCTCTCTCTTCGCCACCCTGTCTTCTGTCACTGATATCCTTTTTGCTGCTCTTGAGCCCGTCATGGGCGCTATGGATTGTCCTGTCTACGATGATCTCAGCGTCAACGGAACCAACTGGCTGGACTTCAACAAGGAGATGTACCCTGGTTTCAAGAAGGCTGGCGCCGGCTGGTAA
- a CDS encoding hypothetical protein (TransMembrane:12 (i21-42o72-91i98-119o125-148i160-181o193-214i286-307o327-346i353-374o386-404i425-443o455-476i)) translates to MGLLTLIEDRPTPPSVYNWRVYVLAIVASCGSNMIGYTSAFIGTTITLDSFRKEFGIDQKNAEERNLISENIVSLFIAGAFFGALLTYLLSHWIGRKWCLSIASATFTLGAGLQCGANAGTGLGILYAGRVLSGLGTGIASNIIPIYLSELAPPAIRGRLVGLYELGWQIGGLVGFWINYGVQKHMPEGHQQWIVPFAVQIIPSGLLFLGTLWLRESPRWLFLKDRRTQALKNLCWIRQLTPTDIYITEEVAAVDHAHEIQKHTVGLGLWKPFQALAQRPNMMYRLFLGCMLFFWQNGSGINAINYYSPTVFSSIGVQRDTVNVMTGIFGVIKAVMTFVWLLFLVDQLGRRKLLLIGGITGSICMWVLGAYIYIVDPTKNPQDHLTGSGIAAIVFFYLWTAVYTPTWNGTPWVINSEFFDPSFRSLAQACTTASNWFFNFLVSRFTEQMFAAMGYGVYMFFAALSFFAFIFAFFLIPETSGIPLEQVHRLFKLKPIWKAEKILKEQLQQEEQQFRHDVKGDVSQTENLEDSDKV, encoded by the exons ATGGGTCTCCTCACTCTCATCGAAGACAGGCCTACGCCGCCCTCGGTCTACAACTGGAGGGTGTATGTGTTGGCCATTGTTGCTTCATGTGGCTCCAACATGATTGGTTATACCAGCGCCTTTATCGGAACCACCATCACCCTTGACTCGTTCAGAAAGGAGTTTGGGATAGACCAGAAGAACGCAGAAGAGCGTAACTTGATCAGTGAGAACATCGTCTCGCTCTTTATCGCCGGCGCCTTCTTCGGCGCACTTCTCACATATCTTCTCAGCCATTGGATTGGCCGCAAGTGGTGTTTATCCATTGCATCCGCTACCTTCACTCTTGGAGCTGGTCTTCAGTGTGGTGCCAATGCTGGTACTGGATTGGGTATTCTCTACGCTGGTCGTGTTCTTTCGGGTCTTGGAACAGGTATCGCGTCCAATATTATTCCTATTTATCTATCTGAGCTTGCACCTCCTGCTATTCGAGGACGCCTTGTTGGTCTTTACGAGCTCGGTTGGCAGATTGGTGGCTTGGTAGGTTTTTGGATCAAT TACGGAGTTCAGAAACACATGCCCGAGGGCCATCAGCAATGGATCGTCCCGTTCGCAGTCCAAATCATCCCTTCTGGTCTTTTGTTCCTTGGCACACTGTGGCTTCGAGAGTCACCCCGATGGTTGTTCCTAAAGGACCGCAGAACACAAGCTTTGAAGAACCTCTGTTGGATCCGACAATTGACACCGACTGACATCTATATCACTGAAGAAGTTGCAGCTGTCGATCATGCTCATGAGATCCAGAAACATACCGTCGGCCTTGGCTTGTGGAAGCCTTTCCAAGCTCTTGCCCAACGACCAAACATGATGTATCGACTCTTCCTGGGATGCATGCTGTTCTTTTGGCAGAACGGTTCTGGGATCAACGCCATAAACTACTACTCCCCGACTGTCTTCTCA AGTATTGGTGTCCAGCGTGATACCGTCAATGTTATGACTGGCATTTTCGGCGTAATCAAAGCCGTCATGACTTTCGTTTGGCTTTTGTTCCTGGTTGATCAGCTTGGTCGACGCAAGCTGCTTTTGATCGGTGGTATTACCGGCTCAATCTGCATGTGGGTTCTGGGCGCATACATCTACATCGTCGACCCGACCAAGAACCCACAAGACCATCTGACTGGCAGTGGTATTGCTGCTATCGTATTCTTCTACCTCTGGACTGCTGTTTACACGCCTACCTGGAATGGTACACCATGGGTTATCAACTCT GAATTCTTTGACCCTAGCTTCCGCTCGCTTGCTCAAGCTTGTACAACCGCTAGCAACTGGTTCTTCAACTTCCTCGTGTCACGTTTCACTGAGCAGATGTTTGCCGCCATGGGTTACGGTGTATACATGTTCTTTGCGGCACTGTCATTCTTCGCGTTTATctttgccttcttcttgattcCTGAGACTAGTGGCATTCCTCTGGAACAAGTCCACCGCctcttcaagctcaagcCTATTTGGAAGGCGGAAAAGATTCTCAAGGAGCAGCTGCAACAAGAGGAACAGCAGTTCCGGCATGACGTGAAGGGAGATGTGAGCCAGACCGAGAATTTGGAGGACTCGGACAAGGTTTGA
- a CDS encoding hypothetical protein (TransMembrane:11 (o58-75i82-100o112-136i148-168o174-194i254-270o290-313i333-357o363-382i403-428o434-456i)) — protein sequence MSLYQLPSNRLIEKRLCVDYYRRNDPSKFLSDGSLDEKLCKIRDIEKELGRIQGVMETLWVAGDFIMTIPLSFLAEKWGRSSILRFNLISRSFLLFWAIAVGNFDHLLPTHAILAGPALSVLGGDCVFNSLTYALVSNLTDDHVQRAIYFGYMSSVSYVVALLGPALASATMSISVLLPFWLGILLLSLAIPAIRMLPSPLNMTKNTDDSHEEQHEPLLSSPRSRAQEGAQSVFHSVVQRLETIRNIVTRHPKNFTLLLVSFILTSLASSDTKLLVQYISARYKWTFSSAGYLLSGKAVVNFTLLTLIIPKVLRSSRVVPGEAYSEDVDKSNLWNAMNCLLASVFGALGIAVASSIWMLVPAMFIYALGSALPIFTLSLLKSPAISPQHTEDATHASEIENHIFSIVMLVKTAGSLIGAPLMAMLWVYGLSLGGFSLGIPFFFSSVCYSVAIWVFFNIKVDT from the exons ATGAGTCTCTATCAACTGCCATCCAATCGACTGATCGAGAAGCGTCTATGTGTAGACTACTATCGTCGGAATGATCCCTCCAAATTCCTATCTGATGGTAGTCTGGACGAGAAACTGTGCAAAATTCGTGACATCGAAAAAGAGCTTGGCCGAATCCAGGGCGTGATGGAAACGCTTTGGGTTGCTGGAG ATTTTATTATGACTATTCCGTTGAGCTTCCTTGCTGAAAAATGGGGACGCTCTTCTATCCTCAGGTTCAATCTCATATCTCGCTCATTCCTGCTATTCTGGGCTATCGCTGTTGGTAACTTCGATCATCTGCTCCCGACTCATGCTATACTAGCAGGCCCTGCACTCTCCGTCCTTGGTGGAGACTGTGTCTTCAACTCTCTTACCTATGCACTTGTCTCAAATCTGACAGATGATCATGTTCAGCGGGCCATATACTTTGGCTACATGAGCTCTGTCTCTTATGTCGTGGCGCTGCTCGGTCCAGCTTTGGCCTCTGCTACCATGTCAATATCGGTGTTACTCCCGTTCTGGTTGGGGATTTTATTACTGTCGTTGGCAATACCAGCCATACGGATGCTACCATCACCTCTGAATATGACTAAAAACACAGATGATTCCCATGAGGAACAACATGAACCTCTTTTATCATCCCCACGCTCAAGAGCCCAAGAAGGTGCTCAGTCAGTCTTCCATTCAGTGGTACAGCGCCTCGAGACAATCAGAAACATCGTCACCAGACATCCAAAGAACTTTACTCTACTTCTCGTCAGCTTCATACTCACATCGCTTGCAAGTTCCGACACGAAACTACTGGTTCAGTATATCTCTGCGCGATATAAATGGACTTTTTCTTCGGCTGGATACCTCCTATCTGGAAAGGCGGTCGTTAACTTTACGCTACTGACGCTGATCATCCCTAAAGTATTGCGTTCCTCACGTGTCGTGCCAGGCGAGGCATACTCGGAAGATGTAGACAAGTCAAACCTTTGGAACGCCATGAACTGTCTTTTGGCCTCAGTGTTTGGTGCCTTGGGAATTGCCGTGGCGAGCAGCATCTGGATGCTTGTTCCCGCAATGTTCATATACGCTCTCGGATCTGCCCTACCCATCTTTACTCTCTCCCTTCTCAAATCACCCGCAATATCGCCCCAGCATACGGAAGATGCTACTCATGCGTCGGAGATTGAAAACCATATTTTCTCCATCGTCATGTTGGTCAAGACTGCAGGGTCACTTATTGGTGCCCCGCTGATGGCTATGCTTTGGGTCTATGGCCTAAGTCTAGGCGGATTTTCACTTGGAATTCCGTTCTTTTTCAGTAGTGTGTGTTACAGTGTGGCTATCTGGGTGTTTTTCAACATCAAAGTAGATACCTAG
- a CDS encoding hypothetical protein (SECRETED:SignalP(1-16)~CAZy:PL3_2~CAZy:PL3~CAZy:PL3_5~CAZy:PL3_1~CAZy:PL3_4~CAZy:PL3_3) — MQYSMIMATLALGVYAAPAPMITGAPSLSRRQEGGGAGGSSVLDAPMTIAAGESFDGGNAIFDRGVSCTGQEEGGDSDAVFILEKGATLSNVRIGPNQIEGVHCNGGCTLNNVSWDAVCEDAFSIKKQDDGETTTINGGGAKGAEDKVIQHNGGGTVIIKNFEVSDFGKLYRSCGNCKSMPARHVEISGGSASNGKMLVGINPNMGDTAKISGMQVTDVPKECITFEGVTDGSEPKEVGTCDGNGSGSGSGETPATPTTPADDSETPAASEVADPVESSVDGDSDGDNESGDGQSGDDQNNDDSNDDSNDDSNDDSNDDSNDDSNDDSNDENKDEDKKENKDQDSDNNDGEQEFGNEN, encoded by the exons ATGCAGTACAGTATGATCATGGCCACTTTGGCCCTTGGTGTCTACGCCGCTCCCGCTCCTATGATTACTGGTGCTCCCTCTCTGTCTCGCCGACAGGAAGGCGGTGGTGCCGGTGGTAGCAGTGTTCTCGACGCTCCCATGACCATTGCTGCCGGCGAGTCTTTCGATGGCGGGAACGCTATCTTTGACCGCGGTGTCTCCTGCACTGGCCAGGAAGAGGGCGGTGACTCTGACGCTGTCTTCATCCTTGAGAAAGGCGCTACTCTTTCCAACGTTCGCATTG GTCCCAACCAGATCGAGGGTGTCCATTGCAATGGCGGCTGTACTCTCAATAACGTAAGCTGGGATGCCGTGTGTGAGGACGCTTTCAGCATCAAGAAGCAGGATGACGGCGAGACCACCACCATAAACGGTGGTGGCGCCAAGGGAGCCGAGGACAAAGTGATCCAGCACAACGGTGGTGGTACCGTTATCATCAAGAACTTTGAAGTATCCGACTTTGGCAAGCTGTACCGAAGCTGTGGTAACTGCAAGTCTATGCCTGCTCGTCACGTTGAGATCTCTGGTGGTTCCGCTAGCAACGGAAAGATGCTTGTTGGCATCAACCCCAACATGGGTGATACTGCCAAGATCTCTGGTATGCAAGTCACCGATGTTCCTAAGGAGTGTATCACTTTTGAGGGTGTTACCGATGGAAGTGAGCCCAAGGAAGTCGGAACCTGCGATGGTAACGGCTCTGGATCTGGATCTGGCGAGACTCCTGCTACTCCTACCACCCCCGCTGACGACTCCGAGACCCCTGCCGCATCTGAGGTTGCGGATCCTGTTGAGTCTTCTGTCGATGGTGATTCTGATGGTGACAACGAGTCCGGTGATGGTCAATCTGGTGATGACCAGAACAATGACGACTCCAACGATGACTCCAACGATGACTCCAACGATGACTCCAACGATGACTCCAACGATGACTCCAACGATGACTCCAACGATGAGAACAAAGACGAggacaagaaagagaacaagGATCAAGACTCTGACAACAACGATGGAGAGCAAGAATTTGGCAATGAGAACTAG
- a CDS encoding hypothetical protein (SECRETED:SignalP(1-21)~TransMembrane:1 (n7-14c21/22o428-447i)~CAZy:GH76): MFTFKNIAGLALLAQSVTVQSMDLDSTKGILEASKALAGDLIELYNGNNSSNVPGLLEEYHEPGDGYYWYQSGAFMSAFVDYWQLTGDDTYNDLVSEGIQWQVGRDKNFMPANQTRQEGNDDQAIWAMAAMTAAEYDFPAPSDKKAQWYNLARNAWDTQRKRWDAEEDSEVCYGGLRWQIMPTNVGFTYKQTLSTALFFNLGARIYRWTGSEEVADYVTMAYSWLDERGLIDSKTGAVYDGARVDDNCTTINKFQWSVNAASLSMGLAYLYNTTSREDDTWKRLTEEMVTTTLDTFFTKNGEFKEVSCTKDTCPRDILTYKALTHRWLAVTTKLAPFLSDKVLPVLVKSAKSLKAESNGKDALEQKLANFAVVSNLLIADSAGPMTQNETKTEDDSSDTTGSATTSAAPTSSDTAASATTTADEGNSAIGLAGSGGLLAISMLIVAFQGYL; this comes from the exons ATGTTTACGTTCAAGAACATCGCTGGCCTGGCCCTATTGGCACAGTCTGTGACTGTCCAGTCTATGGACCTTGATAGCACAAAGGGCATTCTCGAGGCTTCCAAAGCCCTGGCCGGGGACCTTATTGAGTTGTATAATGGCAACAACAGCAGTAACGTTCCGGGGCTCCTGGAAGAGTATCATGAACCGGGCGATGGTTACTATTGGTATCAGTCGGGAGCTTTCATGAGCGCCTTTGTCGATTATTGGCAATTGACCGGCGACGACACCTACAACGATCTTGTTTCAGAAGGTATTCAATGGCAGGTTGGACGAGACAAAAATTTCATGCCAGCCAACCAGACCAGGCAAGAAGGCAACGATGATCAGGCTATCTGGGCAATGGCTGCCATGACAGCTGCTGAGTATGATTTCCCTGCGCCATCGGACAAGAAGGCCCAGTGGTACAATCTCGCCAGGAACGCCTGGGATACGCAGCGCAAACGATGGGATGCCGAGGAGGACAGCGAGGTTTGTTACGGTGGTCTACGATGGCAGATCATGCCCACCAATGTTGGTTTTACTTATAAGCAAA CTTTGTCGACTGCGCTGTTCTTTAACTTGGGAGCACGCATCTATCGATGGACTGGTAGCGAGGAGGTCGCCGATTATGTCACGATGGCCTACTCATGGCTCGACGAGAGAGGTCTTATCGACAGCAAGACTGGCGCTGTTTACGACGGTGCACGCGTTGATGATAACTGCACTACTATCAACAAATTCCAGTGGTCGGTCAATGCCGCGTCACTTTCCATGGGCCTCGCCTACTTGTACAATACT ACCTCTCGCGAGGACGATACATGGAAGAGGCTTACCGAGGAAATGGTCACGACCACTCTTGACACTTTCTTTACCAAGAATGGCGAATTCAAAGAGGTCTCATGCACAAAGGACACTTGCCCCCGTGATATCCTTACTTATAAGGCCCTCACTCACAGGTGGCTCGCTGTGACCACCAAGCTTGCCCCCTTCTTGTCCGACAAGGTTCTGCCTGTCCTTGTCAAATCAGCCAAGAGCCTGAAGGCAGAGAGCAACGGCAAGGACGCACTGGAGCAGAAGCTTGCCAACTTTGCCGTAGTTTCCAACTTGCTGATTGCGGACTCTGCTGGCCCCATGACTCAAAACGAAACCAAGACAGAGGATGATTCCTCCGATACTACTGGCTCAGCTACTACCAGTGCGGCTCCCACCAGCTCCGATACTGCTGCATCAGCGACAACCACTGCCGATGAAGGCAACTCTGCTATTGGCCTTGCAGGTTCGGGTGGCCTTTTGGCTATCTCAATGCTTATCGTGGCTTTCCAAGGGTACCTGTAG